In one window of Mercurialis annua linkage group LG4, ddMerAnnu1.2, whole genome shotgun sequence DNA:
- the LOC126678511 gene encoding beta-glucosidase 13-like, translated as MGLPDANPSSSGWTHYSKVSDLGGFVFSTSSDDNSNSLRTTLRCCYVSFYPGKQLQFTYGIAASQQEHQTVLNINMKMEAKSSNLSMLLLLLLIVNSPVPTYQAESPTSPVSKFDSSYFPPGFFWGTATSAYQTEGEANSKGRGPSIWDTFTHTFPERIDDRSNGDVATNSYNLYKDDLKKMNENLGMNAFRFSLSWSRIIPSGKLSKGVNEEGIDFYNRLINESLQNGLVPFATIFHWDVPQGLEDEYGGFLSPKIVSDYKDYAKVCFERFGDRVKHWITINEPYVFTVHGYDGGDLAPGRCSSWVNKACRAGNSAVEPYIVGHHVLLAHAAGVQAYKEKGQNGKIGITLDVTWPEPYSTSAADRAAAQRNLDFSYGWFMEPLTYGYYPKIMRTLIGNRLPYFTKQQALLLKGSADFIGLNYYTSNFASANVTPDPDPTHIRFATESAVNLTKFRDGKPIGLQASPSWLYIFPEGIRYVLNYTKDRYNDPVLYITENGIGNDKNGRKDLMRIKYFEDHIWNVLRSICEHKVNVKGYFAWSFLDNFEWANGYTVKMGIYDVDRSTMIRYPKLSVGWFKKFLENKNSTAGPKCH; from the exons ATGGGTTTGCCTGATGCAAATCCATCGTCATCTGG ATGGACCCACTATTCGAAAGTGTCGGATCTTGGTGGTTTTGTATTCTCTACC AGTTCGGACGATAATTCTAATTCGTTGAGAACAACGCTTCGGTGTTGTTATGTTTCGTTTTATCCCGGGAAACAGTTGCAATTCACATACG GGATCGCTGCGTCTCAACAAGAACACCAAACAGTACTgaatataaatatgaaaatggAAGCAAAAAGCTCCAATCTCTCAATGCTGCTTCTTCTGCTGCTCATAGTTAACTCTCCGGTTCCGACATATCAAGCGGAGAGTCCCACATCGCCGGTTTCCAAGTTTGACAGTAGTTATTTTCCACCAGGTTTCTTTTGGGGCACAGCTACTTCTGCTTATCAG ACTGAAGGTGAAGCAAACTCAAAGGGACGAGGACCTAGCATATGGGATACATTTACTCACACGTTTCCCGAACGGATAGATGATCGTAGCAATGGAGATGTTGCCACTAATTCCTACAATCTCTACAAA GacgatttgaaaaaaatgaatgagAATCTGGGTATGAATGCTTTCAGATTCTCCCTTTCATGGTCCAGAATAATACCTA GTGGGAAATTAAGCAAAGGAGTGAATGAAGAAGGAATTGATTTCTACAACCGACTTATCAATGAATCTCTACAGAATG GCTTGGTTCCTTTTGCAACAATCTTCCATTGGGATGTTCCTCAAGGCCTTGAAGATGAGTATGGCGGCTTCTTAAGTCCTAAGATAGT ATCTGATTATAAGGATTACGCCAAGGTTTGCTTTGAAAGATTTGGCGATCGAGTGAAGCATTGGATTACTATAAATGAACCGTATGTTTTCACTGTACATGGCTATGATGGTGGCGATTTGGCCCCGGGGCGATGCTCATCTTGGGTCAATAAGGCATGCCGAGCTGGAAACTCAGCGGTTGAACCATATATAGTTGGCCACCATGTGCTTCTTGCTCATGCAGCTGGTGTTCAAGCGTATAAGGAAAAG GGTCAAAATGGCAAGATTGGAATAACACTTGATGTAACTTGGCCCGAACCTTACTCCACCAGTGCAGCCGATCGCGCAGCTGCCCAAAGAAACCTTGATTTCTCTTATGGTTG GTTTATGGAACCTTTAACCTATGGTTATTATCCAAAGATAATGAGAACTCTAATTGGAAATCGGTTGCCCTATTTCACCAAGCAACAAGCTTTGCTATTAAAGGGATCCGCCGAttttattggcttaaattattacaCTTCAAATTTTGCTTCTGCAAATGTTACTCCCGACCCTGATCCAACTCATATTAGATTTGCAACTGAAAGTGCTGTTAATTTGACAA AGTTTAGAGATGGAAAACCCATTGGTTTACAG GCTTCTCCGAGCTGGTTATATATATTTCCAGAAGGAATTCGATATGTTCTAAATTACACCAAAGATAGATATAACGATCCAGTACTCTACATTACAGAGAATG GTATTGGTAATGACAAAAATGGGCGTAAAGATTTGATGaggataaaatattttgaggaCCATATTTGGAACGTACTTAGATCTATATG TGAACACAAGGTTAACGTGAAAGGATATTTTGCTTGGTCATTTTTGGACAACTTTGAATGGGCAAATGGGTATACGGTTAAGATGGGTATATATGATGTAGACCGAAGTACAATGATCAGATACCCGAAACTCTCCGTCGGGTGGTTCAAGAAATTCCTCGAAAATAAGAATTCTACCGCCGGACCTAAATGCCATTGA